The following proteins are co-located in the Camelus bactrianus isolate YW-2024 breed Bactrian camel chromosome 30, ASM4877302v1, whole genome shotgun sequence genome:
- the LOC123617174 gene encoding uncharacterized protein LOC123617174 translates to MLGEFKTFQVSDRRPVKATIKQLWKVSPTPCPRPDAHCFLSPPTCSDASQRKVPLFDFRGDFLHRSKKTRTIRINPEVLTRMCVHQVAVAPNSQAPGSFAKCDGRQPPPPRARDAHIYVQTSQHVYGAAGAPECKPFTQRPASHQERLGTQAWPAAGPGLGSRGGLWSSRSLPARLRLLTPSSHPDRYTGGLPGKLRACSSSLCPREGSHDGSRKPGGHRLRRKQEGTRGKVKLALPAPSLNTPELPGLPVYTRLAEGAFPRSGPSVHAGLVLTNSPATYFHPRGRRTQPSLPAPTSRKGAATASAQTAQWSRNRPLRLRATNLPGGALSPPRRAPRGRLIGRRGRSRDQRPPVTRLHRRVARWPVTWRQPPESRGRPEHCG, encoded by the coding sequence ATGTTGGGGGAATTCAAAACATTTCAAGTAAGCGACCGCAGACCTGTGAAGGCCACAATCAAGCAGCTTTGGAAagtgtcccccaccccctgccccagacctGACGCTCACTGCTTCCTTTCCCCGCCCACGTGTTCTGACGCTTCACAACGGAAGGTTCCACTCTTCGACTTCAGAGGGGATTTCCTTCATCGTTCAAAAAAAACCAGAACCATACGTATAAACCCTGAAGTTCTAACCCGGATGTGTGTCCACCAGGTGGCAGTGGCGCCTAATTCACAGGCTCCGGGTTCCTTCGCTAAATGCGATGGTAGgcagccgcccccgccccgcgccaGGGATGCACACATATACGTACAGACGTCACAACACGTGTACGGAGCTGCGGGAGCCCCGGAGTGTAAGCCATTCACTCAAAGGCCCGCGTCTCATCAGGAGCGGCTCGGGACGCAGGCCTGGCCAGCGGCTGGGCCGGGCTTGGGCTCCCGAGGCGGGCTCTGGTCCAGCCGCTCGCTCCCCGCACGACTCCGGCTCCTGACGCCGAGCTCCCACCCGGATCGCTACACCGGGGGGTTACCCGGGAAGCTGCGGGCGTgttcctcttccctctgcccccggGAAGGGTCACACGATGGTTCGCGGAAGCCCGGAGGCCACAGGCTTCGTCGGAAACAAGAAGGCACCAGGGGGAAGGTGAAACTCGCATTGCCTGCGCCAAGTCTGAACACACCTGAACTCCCGGGGCTCCCCGTGTACACGCGGCTGGCGGAAGGCGCCTTCCCACGCTCCGGTCCCTCCGTCCACGCTGGGCTCGTCCTAACAAATAGCCCGGCTACTTACTTCCACCCCAGAGGCAGGAGGACGCAGCCTTCTCTGCCGGCTCCCACATCCCGCAAGGGCGCGGCGACGGCCTCCGCCCAAACCGCCCAGTGGTCCCGGAATCGCCCCCTGCGCCTGCGGGCCACGAACCTGCCAGGGGGCGCCCTCTCGCCTCCGCGGCGCGCCCCGCGCGGCAGGCTGATTGGACGACGGGGGCGCTCACGTGACCAACGTCCGCCAGTCACACGGCTGCATCGCCGAGTCGCACGTTGGCCAGTCACGTGGCGGCAGCCCCCGGAGTCACGTGGCCGCCCAGAGCACTGTGGGTAA